The Parambassis ranga chromosome 1, fParRan2.1, whole genome shotgun sequence genome includes a region encoding these proteins:
- the exoc1l gene encoding exocyst complex component 1-like, whose translation MLSPHKPQPHTFTLSDQKETPPPFPTTRVLVMSSLQREEMQRVLFRPAKQRLVEFIEIEEPSHGRHFLCVSVSKNKVVQLCIVACQGKKSALKSGSKKPKTKRSSIQDCYTRKETWSLQDLTLVDGRDPDVDDPCFLLHFDKVRTVKAVNSSAKYSFVRALVALSDQYCQKSLNLRNFDWPYIKPTSFYSNRGDCMVLSQICFYAFNLVCLSMCPVPLDA comes from the exons atgctcAGTCCACACAAACCACAACCACATACTTTCACGCTGTCTGACCAGAAGGAAACACCACCTCCCTTTCCAACTACCAGAGTCCTGG TGATGTCGTCTCTTCAAAGGGAGGAGATGCAGAGAGTCTTATTCCGACCTGCAAAGCAGAGACTGGTGGAGTTTATTGAGATTGAGGAGCCTTCGCATGGAAGgcattttctttgtgtctcag TTTCAAAAAACAAAGTGGTGCAGTTATGTATCGTGGCTTGTCAGGGAAAGAAGTCAGCCCTAAAGTCTGGATCCAAAAAGCCAAAGACTAAACGCTCCAGCATACAGGACTGCTACACCAGGAAGGAGACCTGGTCCCTACAAGACCTGACTCTTGTTGATGGACGAGACCCTGATGTG GACGACCCCTGTTTCCTGCTACACTTTGACAAGGTTCGCACAGTGAAGGCTGTGAACAGCTCAGCCAAATACTCATTTGTGCGTGCGCTGGTTGCTCTCAGTGACCAGTACTGTCAAAAGTCATTGAACCTGCGGAACTTTGACTGGCCTTACATCAAGCCCACCTCCTTCTACTCCAACAGGGGGGATTGTATGGTTCTATCACAGATATGTTTCTATGCATTCAAtctggtctgtctgtccatGTGTCCCGTTCCTCTGGATGcataa